The following proteins are encoded in a genomic region of Pelodictyon phaeoclathratiforme BU-1:
- a CDS encoding RES family NAD+ phosphorylase — protein MSSPIWTPAEVLSEAWNHQRTIWRIVEAQHVVSTMKIVDSLAEQALLEEILEQGKPPVPTETAGLHYLLSTPFRYKTLYPKGSRFRAPSDPGVFYGAERVKTAAAEIGYHRWQFLQDSLNLDRLPPAQFTAFSVQVKGIMVDLRLAPFKKDTLFWTDPGNYSATQAFAKVARQASLSAILYHSVRDPKPHCCTAVLTPGAFAAKNPDKPMQTLTLTILQKEAVWQGQRIQSFAFNPAFWANPLI, from the coding sequence ATGTCGTCACCTATCTGGACGCCTGCCGAGGTATTGTCTGAAGCCTGGAATCATCAGAGGACAATATGGAGAATCGTTGAGGCGCAGCACGTGGTCTCGACCATGAAAATTGTAGACTCACTTGCTGAACAGGCGCTGCTTGAAGAGATTCTTGAACAGGGAAAGCCGCCCGTACCAACTGAAACGGCAGGACTGCACTATCTTCTCTCAACGCCATTTCGTTATAAAACCCTCTACCCTAAAGGCTCACGGTTTCGGGCTCCAAGTGATCCCGGCGTTTTTTATGGGGCAGAACGGGTAAAAACTGCTGCGGCTGAAATTGGGTACCATCGCTGGCAATTTCTTCAGGATTCCTTGAATCTCGACAGGCTTCCGCCCGCTCAATTCACCGCGTTTTCTGTGCAAGTGAAGGGAATAATGGTCGATTTGCGACTGGCTCCTTTCAAGAAAGATACACTCTTCTGGACTGATCCAGGCAACTACAGCGCAACACAAGCATTTGCAAAAGTTGCACGGCAAGCATCTCTTTCAGCAATTCTCTACCACTCCGTCCGTGACCCCAAGCCTCATTGCTGCACCGCTGTGCTCACACCCGGAGCATTTGCTGCAAAAAATCCTGACAAACCTATGCAGACGCTGACGCTCACCATCCTCCAAAAGGAGGCCGTCTGGCAGGGACAAAGGATTCAATCTTTTGCATTCAATCCCGCATTCTGGGCCAACCCACTCATATAA
- the rdgB gene encoding RdgB/HAM1 family non-canonical purine NTP pyrophosphatase, with product MPATADKEITIVLATANRDKVKELRPLLETISPLFTVRTLHELGVDVEIEETEETLEGNALLKARAIFAILSERFPFMIALADDTGLEVDGLDGAPGVYSARFAPVPDGQSPTYKDNVAHLLHCMKGIANREARFRTVIALKGALPSAEGCFRFEHTAEGVVPGSITLEEQGVEGFGYDPLFLVHNTGKTYAEMSTTEKNRLSHRALAVQHAVNYLKNILQQKSVLPTDTTTHP from the coding sequence ATGCCAGCAACTGCCGATAAAGAGATTACCATTGTTCTTGCCACCGCCAATCGGGACAAGGTCAAAGAGCTTCGTCCTCTGCTTGAAACAATCTCTCCCCTGTTCACTGTTCGGACACTCCATGAGCTTGGTGTGGATGTCGAGATTGAGGAAACAGAGGAGACGCTCGAAGGAAATGCCCTGCTCAAGGCAAGGGCGATTTTCGCCATTCTCTCTGAACGCTTCCCCTTTATGATTGCACTGGCAGACGATACCGGGCTGGAAGTGGATGGGCTTGATGGAGCGCCGGGTGTTTACTCTGCACGATTTGCTCCTGTGCCGGATGGCCAGAGTCCAACGTATAAAGACAATGTTGCTCACCTGCTGCACTGCATGAAGGGTATCGCCAACCGAGAGGCTCGTTTCAGAACCGTTATTGCGCTGAAAGGCGCTCTCCCGTCTGCGGAAGGATGCTTCCGGTTTGAACACACTGCTGAAGGAGTGGTTCCCGGCAGCATAACCCTTGAAGAACAGGGTGTTGAAGGGTTTGGTTATGATCCCCTTTTTCTGGTACACAACACCGGGAAAACCTATGCTGAAATGAGCACGACAGAAAAAAACAGGCTCAGTCACCGCGCCCTTGCCGTTCAGCATGCTGTAAACTACCTTAAGAACATTCTTCAGCAGAAAAGCGTTCTGCCAACCGATACAACGACACATCCATGA
- the uppP gene encoding undecaprenyl-diphosphatase UppP: MTLFEAIVLGIVQGLTEFLPISSTAHLRIIPALAGWEDPGAAFTAIVQIGTLVAVLLYFWKDIFIIVAAVIEGIVQRKPLENSDAKMGWMIVAGTIPIVIFGKLFETQIDTTLRSLYWISGSLIGLAIILFLAEGKIKNRIKKELPLKAMENIGWKEALLIGLAQSIALIPGSSRSGVTITGGLFLNLDRATAARFSFLLSLPAVFAAGLYKLYQTWDIIVASPEHITNILVATLVAGIVGYASIAFLLNYLKKHTTTIFIAYRLVAGTAILYLVATGVLQP; this comes from the coding sequence ATGACCCTCTTTGAAGCTATCGTTCTCGGTATCGTCCAGGGACTGACGGAGTTCCTTCCGATCAGCAGCACGGCACATCTGAGAATTATTCCTGCTCTTGCCGGATGGGAAGATCCCGGTGCCGCATTTACTGCCATCGTTCAGATCGGCACCCTCGTAGCTGTTCTTCTCTATTTCTGGAAAGATATTTTCATCATCGTCGCCGCTGTCATTGAGGGCATCGTACAGCGCAAACCGCTGGAAAACAGTGACGCCAAAATGGGGTGGATGATTGTTGCCGGAACGATACCGATTGTCATTTTTGGCAAACTCTTTGAAACGCAGATTGATACCACACTCCGCTCCCTTTACTGGATCAGCGGGTCACTTATCGGGCTGGCGATCATTCTCTTTCTGGCTGAAGGGAAAATAAAAAACCGGATCAAAAAAGAGCTTCCACTGAAAGCAATGGAAAATATCGGATGGAAAGAGGCTCTTCTGATCGGTCTGGCTCAAAGCATCGCCCTCATACCCGGCTCATCGCGTTCAGGGGTAACAATTACCGGCGGCCTTTTTTTAAATCTTGACCGTGCAACCGCTGCACGTTTTTCATTTCTACTTTCCCTGCCAGCGGTATTTGCCGCAGGACTCTACAAGCTCTATCAAACCTGGGATATTATTGTCGCATCTCCTGAACACATCACCAACATCCTCGTTGCAACCCTGGTGGCTGGTATTGTCGGCTATGCATCAATAGCCTTTCTTCTCAACTACCTGAAAAAACATACGACAACCATCTTCATTGCCTACCGGCTCGTGGCAGGTACAGCCATACTCTACCTTGTCGCTACGGGAGTCCTGCAACCCTAA
- a CDS encoding pyridoxine 5'-phosphate synthase, producing the protein MRLAVNIDHIATLRNARGEQEPDPVAAALLAEKCGAAGIVCHLREDRRHINDHDLARLREAVTTKLDLEMAMTPELQQIALKTRPELITLVPEKREELTTEGGFDIVRHYAVLAAYLKPFNAAGIEVSLFIEPEKKAIDLAKQAGADLVELHTGLYALKKEGEAQSKELQRIREAAIHARSLGLKVVAGHGLNYLNIAPFREIEEIEEVSIGHAIIARAVLTGLEEAIREMLRIIK; encoded by the coding sequence ATGAGATTAGCCGTTAATATTGATCATATCGCCACCCTGCGCAACGCTCGGGGCGAGCAGGAACCTGATCCGGTTGCCGCTGCCCTGCTTGCTGAAAAGTGTGGCGCTGCGGGCATTGTCTGCCACCTGCGTGAGGATCGTCGCCATATTAACGACCATGATCTTGCCCGACTCCGCGAAGCGGTGACCACAAAGCTTGATCTTGAGATGGCCATGACCCCGGAGCTGCAGCAGATAGCGCTGAAAACAAGGCCGGAGCTCATCACCCTTGTGCCTGAAAAAAGGGAGGAGCTTACGACTGAAGGCGGGTTTGACATTGTCCGCCACTATGCGGTACTGGCAGCATATCTGAAACCGTTCAATGCTGCGGGAATAGAGGTCAGTCTCTTTATCGAACCCGAGAAAAAAGCTATCGACCTTGCCAAACAGGCTGGGGCCGATCTGGTAGAGCTGCACACGGGCCTTTATGCCCTGAAAAAAGAGGGTGAGGCACAATCGAAAGAGCTGCAAAGAATCCGTGAGGCCGCCATACACGCCAGAAGCCTCGGGCTCAAGGTGGTTGCGGGCCACGGGCTTAATTATCTCAACATCGCTCCTTTCAGGGAGATTGAGGAGATTGAAGAGGTCAGTATCGGTCATGCCATTATTGCCCGTGCCGTACTGACAGGTCTTGAAGAGGCAATCAGGGAGATGCTTCGTATCATAAAATAG
- a CDS encoding Fic family protein, with amino-acid sequence MAPGWHQVEIVLSSCEKPATVQQLMTIMEWKDRSKFREKYVNPLLEEDILAMTVSEKPTSSRQQYTLTEKGRRLLADIRKTS; translated from the coding sequence TTGGCACCAGGTTGGCATCAAGTCGAAATTGTCTTGAGTTCATGCGAAAAACCTGCGACAGTTCAGCAATTGATGACGATCATGGAGTGGAAAGACCGGAGCAAGTTCAGGGAAAAATATGTCAATCCACTTTTGGAGGAGGATATTCTGGCGATGACCGTCTCGGAGAAACCGACCAGTTCCCGTCAACAGTACACCTTGACCGAAAAAGGCAGGCGATTGCTGGCGGATATTCGAAAGACGTCCTGA
- a CDS encoding antitoxin Xre/MbcA/ParS toxin-binding domain-containing protein, giving the protein MQQSTQFHPENRQAVLSKAVRNTALYLGLPNTKLSRILGLSPATISRLNTGTFLLSTDRKEWEFAVLLVRLFRSLDSIVGGSSEAAKVWLNSENKALSGRKPVELIETTEGLVHVVTYLDACRGIV; this is encoded by the coding sequence ATGCAGCAATCCACACAGTTTCATCCGGAAAACAGGCAGGCTGTGCTTTCCAAGGCAGTGCGAAACACGGCACTCTATCTTGGTCTCCCGAACACAAAACTTTCCAGAATTCTCGGACTGAGCCCGGCAACAATCAGCCGTCTCAATACAGGAACTTTTTTACTTTCGACCGACAGAAAAGAGTGGGAATTTGCTGTGCTGCTGGTCAGGCTCTTCCGATCGCTAGATTCGATTGTGGGAGGATCATCAGAAGCGGCCAAAGTATGGCTGAACAGCGAAAACAAGGCACTTTCTGGCCGGAAGCCAGTTGAACTTATTGAAACAACGGAGGGACTTGTTCATGTCGTCACCTATCTGGACGCCTGCCGAGGTATTGTCTGA